The DNA region GGTTTAAAGGCTCGTGTAGTCAGAGAAATTAATCAAATCGAAGAACATCATAATTTATTATATGCAGAGTCACAACAACTGCAAAATCAAGTAACAGAAAGCCGTAACCAAAGAGAGAGTTTACATCGAGAATTAAGAACATTTACCGGACAGAAAAAGCAATTAGAAACTGAAATTAATAGCCTGCAAACTGAAGTTAATAACTTGCAGAAAAATATAACAGAATTGAACAATGCTTTTTCCGTCCTCACAGCAGAAAAGCGCCGTCTAGAGTCGAATTGTAATGCATCTCGTAGTGAAATCACCCATTTGCAAAGTCAAATTTCTGAACTCCAGCAAGAAAAACAAGAAATTGAAAGTAATTTAACTCTTTTAGGCAGACTCAAACCCCAATTAGAAGAAAAATTATACGAATTGCGAATTGCAATTCAAGAGCTAGAAGTTGAGACAACCCAAAAAAATCAATTGTTAGTAGCGGCAAAAGCCGAAAGAGAAAATATCCAAGCTATCCTAGATTCTTCACGAACCCAAATCGCAGAACATAAAGCTGAATTACAGCAGTTGCAAGAGCAAGTTTCATTATTGCAAGAAGAACGAGATTCCTTACAAAATCAAGTATGGGAATTACTACAACAAACAGAAACATTCAATTCAGAACATTTGTCTGATAATTCCCATGAAGATGATAATGAATTGTTTCCGTTTTCTGAGATAATCGAAACTACAGCAATCATCAACAATTCAGAAGCTGATACATCAGAAAGTTTACCTGAAGAATGGACTAATTTTTTAGAAAATCTCCCAGTATACGAACTAGAAGTATTAAAAGCTATAGTTGAACAAGATAATCCTAATACTGCTATTAAAAAAATTGCTGAAGCAAACATTACTATGCCAAATTTGTTAATCGATTCTATAAATGAACGAGCAAATGATACTATTGGTGAATTAATAATTGATTCAAATTCAGAAATTCCAGAAGTTTACCCTGAATATATGACGCATGTCAAAAGAATAATTGCAATGTATGAAGACCGAATAGCTAGACATGCTTCGTCAAATTAAATTATTATTGCCGTCGTCAGATTAGTAGTAAGGTGAGTATGTACCTTATACCAATTCTCTATGAAGATGCATAGAATATTAAACGAACCGCCAAGAACGCCAAGAACGCCAAGAATAGAGAGTTACTTATTTAGTGCAGCTTCACATTAAATTGGTATTAGCTAACTTACTGTGTGCTTCTGTGTTTAGAATAAAGTGAAGTGTAATACATGGCAAAGCTCAAAATCTCGAAAAAAATCTCCACTGCTTTAATCAATTCCCTTGGTGCTGGGGTAGTACCAAGAGTGGGAGTTGAATATATAGCAGTAGGCCGAGAAAAAGAACTCAAAAGCCTATTACAAAATCTTGATGATATTGGAGAAGGTGTAGCAGCATTTCGCTTCATAATTGGTAACTACGGTTCTGGTAAAAGTTTTTTATTGCAACTAATACGTAACCGGGCTATGGAGCAAGGTTTTGTAGTAGCTGATGCTGATTTATCCCCTGAACGCCGATTAGCTGGAAGCAGCAATGAAGGTGTAGCTACCTATCGAGAATTAATGAGCCACCTAGCTACAAAAACTCGTCCTGATGGTGGTGCTTTAGTCTCGATTTTAGAAGGATGGATTAATAAAATTCAACAAGAAGTGGTTAAAGAAACGGAAATGCGTCCGAATGACGATGGTTTTGATGACCAAGTTGAATCGAAAATTAGGGAAGTAGTTCAGTATATTGAAGGCTTAGTTCACGGTTTTGATTTTGGTAGCGTGATTATTGCTTATTGGCGTGGCTACCGATTGGATGATGATAATTTAAAAAATGCGGCAATGCGCTGGTTGCGCGGAGAATTTACTACTAAAGTTGAGGCAAAAGCAGCTTTAGGAGTGCGCGTTATTATTGATGATGATAGTTGGTATGACTATATAAAATTGTTTGCGAAATTTGTCGCTGAAATTGGCTATAAAGGACTGTTAATTTTAGTTGATGAAGCTGTACATTTATATCAAATATCTACTACAGTCACGCGGGAAAAGAATTATAATCGACTCCTGGCAATGTTTAACGACACCATGCAATGTAAAGCAGAACATCTTGGCATTGTCGTTGGTGGAACAACCAAGTTTTTAGAAGACCCCAAACGAGGACTTTTTGCAGACCAAGCTTGGCAAAGACGCACAAAAGAAAGCCGTTTTGTTGCACAAGCTAATGTTCAGGAACATTTAGGCCCAGTGATTCGGCTAAATCCGTTGAGTGAAGCAGAAATTTTGACGCTTCTGCAACGTTTAGCTGAAATTCATGCACTCAATTTTGGCTATGAACAGACTTTGACAAATCGTGAGTTGAAAGAGTTTGTGCAAGAAATTATTAATCGCTTGGGTGCAGAAGCATTACTGACACCAGGGGAAATTGTGCGAGATTTTATGAGTGTGCTGAATATTCTTCACCAAAATCCAGGAATTGCGTTTGGTGAATTAATTCATGGCTCTAAATTTAAACCTACTGCTATGGGTAAAGACGCAGATGTGGATGAGGATGGCGCAGCAGAATTTAGTTTGTGATTAATGATGAAGACACTGAACTAGAAGAACAAGCAAATTACTCTACGAAGCGCAAAATGTTGGGTAACGCATTGCCTCAACCCAACCTACAATTTTCCACAAAGCCAAGCGTATTGATTTAAAATCAGGTAAAAAAGTGTGTGAGTGAAAGAAATGTCGGCCAAAGACTTATTCCATGAAGCAGTCAAGAAGGGTCTTCAGAAAGAGCAGTGGATAATTACACATGACCCATTAAGGATCGAGTTTGGCAAGGATGATGAAGTTAGAATAGATTTAGGTGCAGAAAGACTCTTAGCGGCTGAAAAAGCAGGAGAAAAGATTGCGGTTGAAATTAAAAGTTTTTTGAGTGACTCAGCATTGTTTGATTTTCATCTGGCACTGGGGCAATTTTTGAACTACCGTTTAGTTTTAGAAGCTAGTGAAAGAGAACGCATATTATACTTAGCAGTGCCAATTGCCGCTTATGAATCGTTTTTCCAACGTGATTTACCCCAAGCATCAGTGCAGCAATACCGAATAAAGTTGATTGTATATGATCCAGTGGATGAGGTGATAGTTAAATGGATAAACTAGCATTTTATCGTCAGTGTATTCAAAAACTATTGACTGAATACGGCGATGTTAGACCTATAAACGGCGAAATTGAGACGCAAATACTTTTTGATACAGAACACGACCATTATCAAATTGTTGATTTGGGATGGGATAAACATCACCGCATTTATAATTGCGTGATGCATTTAGACATTAAGAGCCATAAAATTTGGATTCAACGTAACCAAACTGATAAGTTGATTGCTGATGAATTGGTAGCAATGGGTGTACTAAAACAAGATATTGTATTGGGCTTGCAGCCTGTCTATGCCAGAGAATATACAGGGTATGGTGTGGGGTAGGGCTAACCAAGTTCAATCGTATCCAACCACGGGAGCGACTGTACTCTCTGGAAACAATCGGCTCAAGTCTAATAATGCATCTTCAAATCCAGGAATCGCTACTGACTAGTTAACCCAAGTTGCTGGTTATCGACTGATATGCACTTGTTATCACTCAATTCATGCGATCGCGTACAACAAAGTTGGTGCCTAGCGCCAACGTGCCGATGCCATTGTTGCCAGCATTCAGCTACTTAAATGCCTATTAGTTGTATAAATTACTTATTCAATAAAAGCTTGTTGAAGAGTAAAAGAAAAAATGAATGCTTGTAGCTTAAGTAAAAACCCTTGATAAGTGACTGCATGTATTGATTTTGGAAAAACACAAGTGATACTACTAAACACAGTTTCGATATAATGCCGAGTATGTTGTTTAATATATTGATTCCAAGGCTGGTCTTGACGCTTGGAGTTCTTTTTCCTCATGACTTTTAAAGAAATGTGACTTGTTTGTTCCAAGTCATCCTCAATCGTGTAGTCGGTGTAAGCTGAATCACCATAAATTTCACTACCAGGTGGTAGATTCAAGGGTAAGGCATTTAAAGCACGTACATCGTTGGCACTACCAGGCATAAACACAAATTCGACAGGAATACCATTTTTGGTTGTTAATAACTGAACTCGAACCCCGTAAAAATATCGTTTTTTCGATGCGATGTAACCTCTATACTGCGCCGACTGTATTATTTTTACATTAAAGATACGGATGTTATCGCAGATGGGCACTGGGAACGAGTCTAAAAGATATTCAGTGGAATCACTAATTTCCTTCAGTGCCATTCCCACTTGATGAAACAAGTCGTTGATTAACATTGAGACACTGTGTAATCTCCGGTTAAATCGTGACTTTTCTAACATATTAGATATCAACTTATGTTCTTTCATATAGGTACAAGCCTTACTATGATTACCATTAAAGAACATCGCCGATGTTATTGCCGTTGTAATAATTTCTGCGTCATTCATCTCTCGACGACAATCTTCATTATGCCCAATCGCCTTTAACAGGTCGTCTATGATAGCATATATGGAAATTATTTCGTTTAGCATTTAGCCCTCCTAATTTTCTCTTCTTGGAGGGCATTTTATTGCTTTACTGTCCCAAAGCGATCGCCCATAAGAGTAACTAGCAACTTGGGTTAGTTAGATAGAAAAATCTGCTTGCTGAGATAGCTAAACTTACTTTGAGCATTTTGATATGGCTGGCTGTGATGCTCAAGTTGACGAGCCGGTAAATTCACAATCCAGTAATGATAAATTCCGGCTTCTGCATACAAAGACAACTTGGTTGTTTGATCGTAATCTATTGTTTTATCTGAAATTTCAATAACCAACAAAATATCTTCGGGATACGGATGATGAGCAAGATAATCTTCATCTCTTCCTCGTGCAATTACAATATCCAATACCTTTAAGAAGAGTATTGATTGCATAAGGGAAAGAGATACCCGCTATTGCATTAAAGTATGACTTGACTATCCAGTGTGGATCGGTTCTATAGTCTATGTCAAATAATTCTTTGAGCATAAAAAATCAGATGCGTTTTCCCTGAAGATTAAACTGACTGCGTTGTTTACTGCCGCAGGCATCACAATGCCTCAAATTGCTGTAAGCATTGGTACAATGCACGCGGTACGTGAAAACATCCTTTCCATTTGCCACCTTTAAGGTTCAACAATACTTCTCCCCGCCGATTGAGATAGCCAAACCATTCACCGTATTCTGAATCAGCAAAGTGTGACCAAGTGTAATCGTGCATCTTTTGATACCATTTCCAACATACCTCACGCCCACTCAAGCGATAACCCATTGCTAATGCAACTAAAGACTCTAGGTGAACCCACCACAGCTTTTGATCCCATTCCAATTGTTGTGGAGGATGACCATCTGCATCCATAAAGTAATACAATCCGCCGTAGTCGCTATCCCAAGCAAAATTCAGGATGTTTAGCACGACATCAACAGCTTTGTTAATTGTTTTAGTGTCGTTTTGGCGACGCGCGATATCCATGATGAACCACATAGCTTCGATACCGTGACCTGGATTAATCAGCCGTCCCTCAAAAGAATCTATGTGGGAACCGTCAGGGGTAACGTTTTCGTACATTAGTCCCCGTTCTTGGTCGAGAAAATCGGCCATCACTTCCCGGACAGTCTCAGCTAGGACATTCTCTAACGTTTCCTTTGGTAGCAACCATTCCATTTCTAAAGTCAGGTTAGCTAAAATCATTGGTACAGCCAACGATTTCATCGGGCGTGTGCCGGGATAGGTTTTATTATATTTGCCCTTGGGGTTGTCCTTGCGGCGTAATACGTTATCATAAGCCTGCATCGCCACATCCTTTGCCCATTCTTCGCCGCCAGCGAGTGCATATTTACTAAATGCCATTGCTGCAAAGCAGTCAGAAAAGATATTGTAAGGCTCAACCAGTGGTTTCCCTTCACGAGTGAGAGCAAAGTACCAGTTACCATCACCATCTCTGCCATGTTGGGCGAGAAAATTAGCGCCATTGCTAGCAATTTTTAACCAGTTTTCGCGTTTTTCTAGCTGGTTGTAAAGCATGGAAAAAGTCCACACCTGGCGGTTTTGCAGCCAAATGAATTTGTCGGTATCATAAATTTTGCCGTAGCGATCAAGACAGGTAAAATAGCCGCCTTGCTCCCAATCGAGAGAATATTTTTCCCAAAAGAGGAGTACGTCGTTGAGGAGAGCGTTTTTGTAAAGTTCAGCGAGCGCTTGAAAATTATACTCCATAAATTTCCTCCCCTTTTGTACTAAAACCAACAGCTTAACAGTTATCACATTTTGGCTCTAATATGGGCGTAGGCGTAGCCCGTCGTAGACATCGCGTCAGCCTTTTACAAGATTTAGTCAGCAGCAGGTATACTTCTATCTTGTATCTTGCACCATTCTCAATAACCGTAGGGTAATTTTTTAGAGATGAGGTTGTTATGAGTCAGATTGAACGAGTTGCGATCGTTGGAGGAAACCACGGTAATGAGTTAACAGGAGTACATCTTGTCAAAAAGTTTCAGCAGTATCCAAATTTAATCCACAGAGCAAGTTTTGAAACTCTGGCATTACTTGGTAATCTCAAAGCTATTGAAGAAGGCAAACGATACATTGACAAAGATTTAAATCGTTGCTTCACTAATCAAGGCTTACAAAATCCTCAACTCTCAAGTTATGAAGATACACGGGCAAAAGCAATTCAACAGATATTGCAACCGCAAAATCAGCCCTCTGTAGATGTAATAGTTGATTTGCATAGCACAACTGCCAACATGGGGTTAAGTCTGATTTTTTGTGACATGCATCCTTTTTTACTCCGGTTAGGCGCTTATTTGAGTTCTACAAATCCGATGGTAAAGGTTTTTGTTAATCAACAATCTAGAGAAGGTGGTTTTCTCCGTTCTTTGTGCGAATTGGGTTTTGTTATAGAAGTTGGTGCTGTGGCTCAAAATATCTTAAATGCCGAATTATTTCAGCAAACAGAACAACTTATCTACGGAATTCTAGATTATTTTGAAGCTTACAACCAAGGTAATATTCCGCAGAAAAGCAGTACGCTTACATTTTATCAATACATTAGGACTATCGATTATCCAAGAAGCGATGCCTACGGCGGGCTGCGCCAACGCGGGGAGATTAAAGCCATGATTCACCCCCACCTTCAGTTTAGAGATTATGAACCTTTGAATCCAGGCGATCCAATGTTTATAACTTTTGAAGGAAAAGAAATTTTCTATGAAGGAGAGTTTACTGTTTATCCTATTTTTATTAATGAAGCAGCTTACTACGAGAAAGGAATTGCAATGCATCTAAGTCAAAAACAACAAAAGATAGTTTAAAAGGCGTTCCATAAGGTAATTGATGAATATTCTATAACTAATCCAAATACATTCGATGCACGGCGCTTACTGCTTTTAGGTAGCTAGGGGTAAAGCATTCCGAGACTTAATGGCGCAATTGCTATCAGAATCAGATGCACAACTGCAAGTCTGGAAAACCAAGATTCTGGAAGCTGTTGGCGACAATGGACAAGTCTTGGATTATCAACTAGCTATTCAATTGTGGTAAAAAAATATGGGGGGATGTAGAATTTTCACAAATGATTTAGGGCGGCTATAGAATCCTAAATTATTCGTGAAAAGTTAGCTCTTCGATTTATTTGATAAGTCGTGGATCTGGACACCGCAAATTTTTACAAATCAGATAGGATTGCTATAGCTATTTCCTAAACCTTTTTTAAGCGCACACGATATTAAACGCTTACCCTGGTAGCCGATAGATAATTACTTTTCCTTTCCAATTTTCTTCCACAAATACCAGATGTTCACCATTTGAACGACGAAAAGCGCGGATACCATAAGGTATATCAATCCAGCCACTTTCGCTGCCAACTTCTGGGCCTGGTTTTAACTGTTGTACTTGCGCTCCTGTCTTGGCATTATAGACATATACCTCTGCGGTTTTGACTGTTACGGCAAATACATAGTCTCCCGCCACACTCATAGCCGCCGTAGATACTTCGCGTTTACCCGTGGTGTCATAGGGAATCACAATTCGCCAACGGGGAGTACGATTTCCTTTACTCCAGTTGTCAAAACGGGCAATCTCAGATCCAGCAACTCCAGTATCGTCACCGAATGCAGGGTGATCTCCTGTAAAGCCTGACAAGTACATAGTATCTGTTTGGGGGAAATATTCGAGCCGCCGCAAGTCGTTAAATATCTTGGGAGTAGTTTGCTTTTCCATCGAACTATAGCTGTAGATGGGGTTGCCTTTAGCATCTATTCCCTGTAAAGGATAGTGTCGAATGCCATCTTCTGTTCGCAAAGCTTTCCAAACATCTCCTTTGCTGTCTACCCACCAGCCGCCGATATAGGGATAATCTTTGCTGGTATCATATTCGTTCTTTTCAAATTTGCCATTTCCGTTGCGATCGCGCCAGATCCATTCCCCTTGTTTTGGTTGATTCGGTGGCCAATTCCCCTTGAGAAATGGTTTATCTGCGCCATTGCTACCGACAAACATTCCGGTTGGAATAGCTACTTTACCATCTGTGTCTGGATTGAAACGATATATTTGCAGAAAGCTATTATACATATCTGTGAGGAACAGAAACCGCTTTCCTTGGATGCGGCGAACAAAGGTTCCATCTGGCGATGTATGCAGACGGGGATCTTGAGGATATTTGAAAGGATTTAAGGTGTAGGCTTTGTAAGTCCATTGCTTACCAGCAGCCTTACTGTAATCCATGAGATAGTGTTCTTGTTTGGTGAATAAATCTACACCATCAGTTTTAGGATCGGCATCTGCATTATCGACGAATATCAATCCTAGCGATCGCCATATTAGTTTTCCCGATGGCGAAAATTTCCGCAAATCTGTTCCTGATTTGTTGAAACCATTACTATTTATATAAATATTGCCTGAAGCGTCTGTACCAATTCCGGTAAGTCCATAAAGTTTCAAATCTCCAACTTCACCAGGAACTCCTGCATAAATACCGCCTTTAGAACCAAAACTACCCACTTGCGTCGGCTTATCTTTGATGTCATAAATCAACATTTGCTGACGCGGCCCATTTTCTGCCACCAACAGCTTACCTTGATGATCAATTGCGATCGCAGTTGGTTCAACAATATCTGCAATCTGTTGCGGTAATTGCTTTCCACTCGGCGAATAATGAAGAATCTTGGCAGGCTTACTACCATTTTTGCTTTGAATAATCCACAGATTTTTTTGTGGATCGATAGTTATTGCTCCGGGATTAGCAACTGTAAAAGTGCGTAGTTCTTTCATCGTATCAGTATCATAGACACGAATCTGATTGGTAGCAAAATCACTCACATACAACTCGTTTCCCACAGTTGCTAATCCAGTGACTTCATTTTTAGTACTGGTAATTAACATACTTTTATCCCAACCACGCCCTTTAGAAAAAGGCGCAGGTTTTCCCGACAAATCATAGCGTCTAACGCAATGCCAAGCTGTTCCTTCTGCTGGGTAATCTTCATTAGTTTTACCCTTAGATCCCTGAGTCATGGCAATGTAAATATATTTACTATTTGCTGTTACAGCTATGCCACCACCACGACTCCAGCCGTGAGTATCCCCAATAGCACCAATAACCTTACCATCCTTATAGATGGCTGCTTCCATTCCCGCTTCATCCCAATGGCTGTTAGTATAAACTGTGCCATCAGAAGCAACATACATTGCCTCAATATTGTTTTGTACTCGCAGATTTCCACTGCCAATCGTGTTACCTATCCACGATGTTTTATAGGTAGGTGTGGATGTTTCTGTATTGTTTTGTACTAGCAGATTTTCACTGGCAATAGTATTACTTATCGAGATTTCTTTGTGTGTAAGTATAGGTATTTCAGTATTGTTTTGTACCAGTCTTTCGCTGTCAATAGTATTACTTATCGATGAGGTTTTGTAGATAAGCGTGCGTGTTCCACTTGTTGCCCAGTCTGTTGTAATTCCAAGGGTAGTAACAATTAGTCCAACAGTCAAACTGAGTAAAAAATTGAAAGTTTTAGTTTTTTTTATATATCGAATTTTAAATATTCTTTTGAGGTGCTGGTTGAGTTGGTGACGGAGTTTTATTAACTGCGCCAGGAATTTATTTTTCATATACTTTTTAAGCTTTTAATTATTTATATACAATCACTTTTTCGGTAATCCGCAAAAAATATAACTATTTTGAAGTGGCTAAGATACAGGCTATGTATAGACATGACATTTAATAGCAAGTTTTACATAAGCTTTATAAAACTCACCTGATTCTTTGATTTTTCAATTAGTATATTTCAGGTATTAATATTTACCTGTTATTTAATATCAGTGGTAAAAACTAATACAAAATAATTCTAAATTTATTACTTTTTATCAGCTTTTCTCTCTTTCTATATATAGCATTCAGCTTTCTTGATTGGCAGGTTACATGTCTAACTAAGTATTATTTAGTTACTAAAAACACAGTTTCAATTCCTTGTTGACGTTGACATATAAATAGTTTATAAATTGGTGTTCTATACAAAAACTTTTATTGGTAATGTATATTTGAAAATTTTATTGATTCAGGTTTGGATACAGATGTAAGAGCGTGTAAAAATGCATCTGTTTTAATATATTTATAGGAGATATATCAGTGGAAAATAAACCAGAAAATTATGCTTCATCATCTGCATCTATTCTCACTCTCGGATTGGGCTGGTTTCCCAAAAGCCCCGGAGGATTAGAAAGGTATATTTATGAATTAACTCATAAATTATCTGCAAATAAAGACCAGGTTGAATTATGCGGAGTCGGTTTACCAGAAGCTGAAAGAAATTCGCCGATTAAGTTGACTAATTTAGCGAGTCCTGACAGTGCTATTTGGCAAAGATTATGGTCTATTCGCACTAATTTTCAGAAAACAAGAGTAGGCAAACCAGATGCTATTAATTTGCACTTTGCATTATATAGCTTTCCTATTTTAGATATTTTACCAAAGGGAGTCCCAGTTACTTTTAACTTTCATGGCCCTTGGGCTTCTGAGAGTCAGCAAGAGGTAGTTAATAAAAACCTTAGTCTTTTAATCAAGCACTGGCTAATAGAACAAAACACTTATAATCGCTGCGATCGCTTCATTGTTTTGAGCAAAGCATTTGGTAAAATTTTACATGATAAATATCAAGTACCGTGGGGCAAAATTAATATTATTCCTGGTGGAGTTGATATTAACTGGTTTCAGCCAAATTTATCACCCCAGGAGGCTTGTACAAAGCTAGGCTGGCCAACTAATCGCCGTATCCTATTTACATCGCGCCGCTTAGTGCATCGAACCGGAGTTGATAAGTTATTACAGGCACTGGCTATAATTAAGCCCAGAATACCAGATGTTTGGCTTGCGATCGCAGGTCGTGGTCACATCCAAGCTGCACTACAACAACAGGCTACAGAATTAGGACTAGACGACAACGTTAAATTTTTAGGTTTTCTACCTGATGAGCAATTGCCTATAGCTTATCAAGCTGCTGAATTATCTGTCATGCCTAGCCAATCTTTTGAAGGATTTGGATTAGTAATAATTGAGTCTTTAGCGTGTGGTACTCCTGTTTTATGTACCCCAGTTGGAGGAATGCCAGAAATTTTATCAGGATTTTCACCCGATTTAATTACTACTTCAACAGAAGCCTCAGCTATTGCTGAAAAATTAGAACAAGCACTATTGCGAAATATCCCCGTACCTTCACGAGAAGCCTGTCGCCAGTACGCTACCAGAAACTATGACTGGAATCAAATCGCCCAACAAGTACGGAATGTTCTATTAAATTAATAAAATAGAGACGCGAAAATTGCTTTGTAGCGATTTATCGCGTCTGAACTATATTGTATTACAAGAAGGTTTTATGAGAATTTTTTTTCTAGATCAAAGTGGTAAACCAGGTGGCGCAGAATTGTGTTTAATAGATATTGCTAAACCGTACAGAGATAACACTTTGGTAGGTTTATTTGCAGATGGGCCATTTAAAGATTTATTGCAGCAAAATCATATCCCAGTAGAAGTTCTTGCAACTCAAGTAATCCAAGTTCGTAAAGAAAGCAGTTTGCTACAAGGATTAAAGAGTCTGGGACAACTTGCGCCTTTGATTACTAAAGTAGTTAAAATAGCGCGTGAATACGATTTAATCTATGCCAACACCCAAAAAGCATTAGTTGTCGGAGCATTAGCAAGTTTCTTCAGCCGTCGCCCTTTGGTTTATCATTTACATGATATTCTTTCCACAGAACATTTTAGCCAAACTAATCTTCGCATTGCTGTTAACTTAGTTAATCGTTTTGCATCATTAGTAATTGCCAATTCTCAAGCAAGTAAAACAGCCTTTATACAAGCGGGAGGACGCCCAGATATCATCGAAGTTGTCTATAACGGCTTTGAACCAAAAAACTATCAAACTGATGAGTCTGACATTAATAAATTACAGCAACAGTTAGGATTACAAGGAAAATTTGTAGTCGGACACTTTAGCCGTCTTGCACCTTGGAAAGGGCAGCATATTTTAATTGATGCCCTTGCCAAATGTCCGTCAGAGGTGACGGCAATTTTAGTGGGTGATGCACTATTTGGCGAACAAGATTATGTCCAACAGTTACACGAACAAGTTACTGAACTAGGATTAGAAAACCGCGTCAAATTTTTAGGATTTCGTTCTGATATTCCCCAGTTAATGGCAGCTTGTGACTTAGTAGCACATACCTCTATTTCCGCAGAACCCTTTGGTAGAGTGATTGTAGAGGCAATGCTATGTGCAAAACCTGTAGTTGCAGCAAAAGCTGGCGGTGTAATGGAATTAGTAGAACATGGACTTAATGGTTTTCTAGTGACACCAGGAGAACCCCAGGAACTTGCACAAATAATTATCACCTGTCTTCAGGAGACGGAAATAACTGCAACTATAGCTAATAATGCCCGGACTACTGCTAGTCGGCGTTTTGATGTTGCAATAATTAATCAGCAAATTGCTCAACTTCTGTCTGGCAGATTATAACTACCTGATTCAATACTGCTCGGGTAAAGGATTTTTAACTCGGAATTGGGTTTAGGTTAAAGGTTTTTTCTTTCCCCTTTCCCCTTTAACCGAACCGTATTGGGCGTACTTGGCGGTTCGTTTTTTCAAATCTACTCATGATTCCGTTAGCCGTCAGACTTCAGTCTGCGGCTACACGAAGTCAGCCTGCTTATGCAGGCTTTATATTTCTGCTAAACTCTGCACTATAGCTCAAGCCGCTTCCCGCAGTTGTGCTTGTGACGGCACACTCACTTCTGGAAATGAAAGCGAGAGTTGTTCGGCTTGAGGGACTGCGGCTTGCTCTAAAACTTGAACTTCGATATTTACGCTCACTAAA from Nostoc commune NIES-4072 includes:
- a CDS encoding tellurite resistance TerB C-terminal domain-containing protein — encoded protein: MQSVMISNRFILGIVAFSVSFGLSLVPNWDFNKAFLTGLITAVTIYATALFVDKRRRNYEMFILGSIHKRIKEMEGLKARVVREINQIEEHHNLLYAESQQLQNQVTESRNQRESLHRELRTFTGQKKQLETEINSLQTEVNNLQKNITELNNAFSVLTAEKRRLESNCNASRSEITHLQSQISELQQEKQEIESNLTLLGRLKPQLEEKLYELRIAIQELEVETTQKNQLLVAAKAERENIQAILDSSRTQIAEHKAELQQLQEQVSLLQEERDSLQNQVWELLQQTETFNSEHLSDNSHEDDNELFPFSEIIETTAIINNSEADTSESLPEEWTNFLENLPVYELEVLKAIVEQDNPNTAIKKIAEANITMPNLLIDSINERANDTIGELIIDSNSEIPEVYPEYMTHVKRIIAMYEDRIARHASSN
- a CDS encoding ATP-binding protein, which codes for MAKLKISKKISTALINSLGAGVVPRVGVEYIAVGREKELKSLLQNLDDIGEGVAAFRFIIGNYGSGKSFLLQLIRNRAMEQGFVVADADLSPERRLAGSSNEGVATYRELMSHLATKTRPDGGALVSILEGWINKIQQEVVKETEMRPNDDGFDDQVESKIREVVQYIEGLVHGFDFGSVIIAYWRGYRLDDDNLKNAAMRWLRGEFTTKVEAKAALGVRVIIDDDSWYDYIKLFAKFVAEIGYKGLLILVDEAVHLYQISTTVTREKNYNRLLAMFNDTMQCKAEHLGIVVGGTTKFLEDPKRGLFADQAWQRRTKESRFVAQANVQEHLGPVIRLNPLSEAEILTLLQRLAEIHALNFGYEQTLTNRELKEFVQEIINRLGAEALLTPGEIVRDFMSVLNILHQNPGIAFGELIHGSKFKPTAMGKDADVDEDGAAEFSL
- a CDS encoding XisH family protein → MSAKDLFHEAVKKGLQKEQWIITHDPLRIEFGKDDEVRIDLGAERLLAAEKAGEKIAVEIKSFLSDSALFDFHLALGQFLNYRLVLEASERERILYLAVPIAAYESFFQRDLPQASVQQYRIKLIVYDPVDEVIVKWIN
- a CDS encoding XisI protein is translated as MDKLAFYRQCIQKLLTEYGDVRPINGEIETQILFDTEHDHYQIVDLGWDKHHRIYNCVMHLDIKSHKIWIQRNQTDKLIADELVAMGVLKQDIVLGLQPVYAREYTGYGVG
- a CDS encoding IS982 family transposase; this translates as MLNEIISIYAIIDDLLKAIGHNEDCRREMNDAEIITTAITSAMFFNGNHSKACTYMKEHKLISNMLEKSRFNRRLHSVSMLINDLFHQVGMALKEISDSTEYLLDSFPVPICDNIRIFNVKIIQSAQYRGYIASKKRYFYGVRVQLLTTKNGIPVEFVFMPGSANDVRALNALPLNLPPGSEIYGDSAYTDYTIEDDLEQTSHISLKVMRKKNSKRQDQPWNQYIKQHTRHYIETVFSSITCVFPKSIHAVTYQGFLLKLQAFIFSFTLQQAFIE
- a CDS encoding AGE family epimerase/isomerase, which codes for MEYNFQALAELYKNALLNDVLLFWEKYSLDWEQGGYFTCLDRYGKIYDTDKFIWLQNRQVWTFSMLYNQLEKRENWLKIASNGANFLAQHGRDGDGNWYFALTREGKPLVEPYNIFSDCFAAMAFSKYALAGGEEWAKDVAMQAYDNVLRRKDNPKGKYNKTYPGTRPMKSLAVPMILANLTLEMEWLLPKETLENVLAETVREVMADFLDQERGLMYENVTPDGSHIDSFEGRLINPGHGIEAMWFIMDIARRQNDTKTINKAVDVVLNILNFAWDSDYGGLYYFMDADGHPPQQLEWDQKLWWVHLESLVALAMGYRLSGREVCWKWYQKMHDYTWSHFADSEYGEWFGYLNRRGEVLLNLKGGKWKGCFHVPRALYQCLQQFEAL
- a CDS encoding aspartoacylase; translated protein: MSQIERVAIVGGNHGNELTGVHLVKKFQQYPNLIHRASFETLALLGNLKAIEEGKRYIDKDLNRCFTNQGLQNPQLSSYEDTRAKAIQQILQPQNQPSVDVIVDLHSTTANMGLSLIFCDMHPFLLRLGAYLSSTNPMVKVFVNQQSREGGFLRSLCELGFVIEVGAVAQNILNAELFQQTEQLIYGILDYFEAYNQGNIPQKSSTLTFYQYIRTIDYPRSDAYGGLRQRGEIKAMIHPHLQFRDYEPLNPGDPMFITFEGKEIFYEGEFTVYPIFINEAAYYEKGIAMHLSQKQQKIV